The following are encoded in a window of Amaranthus tricolor cultivar Red isolate AtriRed21 chromosome 2, ASM2621246v1, whole genome shotgun sequence genomic DNA:
- the LOC130806200 gene encoding putative disease resistance protein RGA3 isoform X1 has product MAGIGDGIAGGVVSNTAAKALELLARLAYHEASSWWEARYELKKLEDTIKMIKARLNDAERRQEDNDGDMIKRWLVRLRHALYRADDLVDGVLTVDKRNQHKQLSIFDRVSLFFSKSGPFYSRIELAKRIKSIRKEICGIKSDMDGLNLNIRVVVDEFELPVAHLLKNRETASFFLGHEFVGRIDDKNKIIEMLIASDSVMGCVSVIAIVGFGGIGKTTLAQLIFNDDKIKEHFDLTKWACVPEFNNHKEIVGKIFNSFTGKGYHKLPLQKLKSGIVESIEKKRYLLVLDDVWDESRDHWLCLMSLLQCGASGSKILLTTRSDVVAEVVGDNSKAYRLGLLEDEEAWMLFKSLACRPGQEESDPRLSSIGRDIVKKCGNVPLAIRVCGTTLYSKKSEKEWQLFRDAQISKANSAHSNSIMPELKLSYDYLPPALKQCFAYCSLFPEDYKFSKDELVHLWMAQGYLDQIPLNESCIHEEVGHQYFLELLRKNLFQDAEEDDSLNDNIYCKMHDLVHQLAQHVSNDESILIDRTELQFTDEIMHASISSTSEESWKELQKVFPSLLAASKLRSLLFTVQDVGVHHFDWKNLGFYSLRSLDLKNMEIHCVPDFIEELKHLRYLNLAGNRFKSLPDALTRLVNLQTLNLDECGSLQELPRGFTTLEKLRHLRMKECPIEDMPLGFELMKSLCELNLFVVGNTTGIAHLPGLHLRGELAIRFLRWHSDATSATRKVSLKDNKQLTRLSLHFNFRDEVFPADFDDLLGALHLPQNLRYLAVSDFSGEKFPLWTVIEMNKLVQVNIQDCGNCRVLPFFSRLPHLKYLDLQFLDVLEYTEDGAGFTDFFPALESLQISYMKELKDWFRVDNGHENKYFPRLSRLVIKACPKLLSMPRAPRLEALEVDEINGKLLKFLLNSHNLRDAEPSVVYDSVSCLTALESLKIHNLENLTALPEQIGNLSELRVLTIKKCPKLVSFPQSFQSLTSLQQLWIEECPDLEQRYQQPDGEDWPVIQHIPGLYFV; this is encoded by the coding sequence ATGGCAGGTATAGGCGACGGAATAGCAGGAGGAGTAGTGTCAAATACAGCTGCAAAAGCCTTAGAATTGTTAGCAAGATTAGCTTATCATGAAGCTTCCTCTTGGTGGGAAGCAAGATACGAGTTAAAGAAGCTTGAAGACACCATTAAAATGATTAAAGCTCGACTTAACGATGCCGAGAGACGCCAAGAAGATAACGACGGTGATATGATCAAGAGATGGTTAGTTAGACTCAGACATGCCCTTTACAGAGCGGATGATTTAGTTGATGGGGTTCTTACTGTCGACAAGCGTAATCAGCATAAACAACTGAGTATCTTCGATAGAGTAAGCCTCTTTTTCTCGAAATCAGGCCCTTTTTATTCTAGAATTGAATTGGCTAAAAGAATTAAGTCTATTAGAAAAGAAATTTGTGGTATTAAGTCTGATATGGATGGTTTGAATTTGAATATTAGGGTTGTTGTTGATGAATTTGAACTTCCTGTTGCTCATTTGTTGAAGAATAGGGAAACTGCCTCTTTTTTTCTGGGTCATGAGTTTGTGGGTAGGATTGATGATAAGAACAAGATTATTGAGATGTTGATTGCGTCTGATTCGGTAATGGGTTGTGTTTCTGTTATTGCAATTGTAGGGTTTGGGGGTATTGGGAAAACTACTCTTGCTCAATTGATTTTTAATGATGATAAGATTAAGGAACATTTTGATCTTACTAAATGGGCTTGTGTGCCTGAGTTTAATAACCATAAAGAAATTGTTGGaaagattttcaattcatttACCGGTAAGGGTTATCATAAATTGCCTTTGCAAAAGTTAAAATCGGGAATTGTGGAGTCGATTGAAAAGAAGAGATATTTGCTTGTTTTGGATGATGTATGGGATGAAAGTCGCGATCATTGGCTTTGTTTGATGAGTTTGCTACAATGCGGTGCAAGCGGAAGCAAGATTCTTTTGACAACGCGCTCTGATGTGGTAGCTGAAGTCGTTGGTGACAATTCGAAAGCGTATAGATTAGGACTTTTGGAAGACGAGGAGGCTTGGATGCTTTTCAAAAGTTTAGCGTGTAGACCAGGGCAAGAAGAGAGTGATCCTCGTTTGAGTAGTATCGGGAGAGATATTGTGAAAAAATGTGGAAATGTTCCTCTTGCTATTCGGGTTTGTGGAACCACCCTTTACTCTAAGAAGAGTGAAAAGGAGTGGCAACTTTTTCGAGATGCTCAAATTTCTAAGGCGAATTCGGCACATAGCAATAGCATCATGCCGGAGTTGAAGTTAAGCTATGATTACTTACCCCCCGCTCTAAAGCAATGTTTTGcttattgttccttgttcccGGAAGATTACAAGTTTAGCAAGGATGAATTAGTTCATTTATGGATGGCTCAAGGTTATCTTGATCAAATTCCGCTGAATGAATCTTGTATTCATGAGGAAGTTGGGCATCAGTATTTTCTCGAGTTATTAAGGAAGAACCTTTTTCAGGATGCCGAGGAGGATGACTCACTGAATGACAACATCTACTGCAAAATGCACGATTTAGTGCATCAATTGGCTCAACATGTATCCAATGACGAGAGCATTTTAATTGATCGGACTGAACTTCAGTTTACGGATGAGATTATGCATGCATCAATTAGCTCGACCAGTGAAGAGTCATGGAAAGAACTTCAGAAAGTCTTTCCATCTTTGCTTGCTGCGAGCAAATTGCGATCACTGCTATTTACAGTGCAAGATGTAGGAGTACATCATTTTGACTGGAAAAACTTGGGATTTTATAGCTTACGTTCCTTGGACTTGAAAAATATGGAGATACACTGCGTCCCTGATTTTATCGAGGAATTAAAACACCTAAGATACCTTAATCTTGCAGGAAACCGCTTCAAATCCCTTCCGGACGCCTTAACAAGGTTAGTGAATCTCCAAACACTAAACCTTGATGAATGCGGAAGTCTTCAAGAGTTACCAAGAGGTTTTACTACATTGGAAAAACTCAGACACTTGAGGATGAAGGAATGTCCGATTGAGGATATGCCTCTAGGCTTCGAGTTAATGAAGTCTCTTTGCGAGTTGAATTTGTTCGTGGTGGGTAACACTACTGGAATAGCTCATCTGCCCGGCTTGCATCTTAGAGGAGAATTGGCCATTCGATTCTTGAGATGGCATAGTGATGCAACGTCCGCAACAAGGAAGGTGTCGTTAAAGGATAATAAGCAATTGACTCGTCTTtcattacattttaattttcgaGATGAAGTTTTTCCTGCTGATTTTGACGATTTGTTGGGTGCCTTACATTTACCTCAAAACCTTAGATATTTAGCTGTTTCAGATTTTTCAGGAGAGAAATTTCCACTATGGACGGTAATTGAAATGAATAAACTTGTTCAGGTTAACATTCAAGATTGTGGCAATTGTCGAGTTCTCCCATTCTTCAGTCGGCTACCTCATCTTAAGTATCTCGATCTTCAATTTTTGGATGTTCTGGAGTACACAGAAGACGGTGCAGGTTTTACTGATTTTTTCCCGGCTTTGGAGTCCTTGCAAATAAGCTATATGAAAGAACTCAAGGATTGGTTTAGAGTGGATAATGGGCATGAGAACAAATATTTCCCTCGTCTTTCTCGCTTAGTTATAAAGGCATGTCCGAAATTGCTGTCCATGCCTCGAGCCCCAAGACTGGAGGCGTTGGAGGTTGATGAAATCAACGGGAAGCTGCTGAAATTCCTTCTGAATTCACATAATCTTCGTGATGCAGAACCTTCAGTTGTATACGACAGTGTTTCTTGCCTAACCGCACTTGAGAGCCTTAAGATCCACAACCTTGAGAATTTGACAGCATTGCCAGAGCAGATTGGAAATCTTTCCGAACTTCGCGTTCttacaattaaaaaatgtcCAAAGTTGGTATCATTTCCTCAATCATTCCAAAGCCTTACTTCCTTGCAACAACTATGGATTGAAGAATGTCCGGATTTAGAGCAAAGATATCAGCAACCAGATGGTGAAGATTGGCCCGTTATTCAACACATCCCCGGTTTGTATTTCGTTTAA
- the LOC130806200 gene encoding putative disease resistance protein RGA3 isoform X2 has protein sequence MLIASDSVMGCVSVIAIVGFGGIGKTTLAQLIFNDDKIKEHFDLTKWACVPEFNNHKEIVGKIFNSFTGKGYHKLPLQKLKSGIVESIEKKRYLLVLDDVWDESRDHWLCLMSLLQCGASGSKILLTTRSDVVAEVVGDNSKAYRLGLLEDEEAWMLFKSLACRPGQEESDPRLSSIGRDIVKKCGNVPLAIRVCGTTLYSKKSEKEWQLFRDAQISKANSAHSNSIMPELKLSYDYLPPALKQCFAYCSLFPEDYKFSKDELVHLWMAQGYLDQIPLNESCIHEEVGHQYFLELLRKNLFQDAEEDDSLNDNIYCKMHDLVHQLAQHVSNDESILIDRTELQFTDEIMHASISSTSEESWKELQKVFPSLLAASKLRSLLFTVQDVGVHHFDWKNLGFYSLRSLDLKNMEIHCVPDFIEELKHLRYLNLAGNRFKSLPDALTRLVNLQTLNLDECGSLQELPRGFTTLEKLRHLRMKECPIEDMPLGFELMKSLCELNLFVVGNTTGIAHLPGLHLRGELAIRFLRWHSDATSATRKVSLKDNKQLTRLSLHFNFRDEVFPADFDDLLGALHLPQNLRYLAVSDFSGEKFPLWTVIEMNKLVQVNIQDCGNCRVLPFFSRLPHLKYLDLQFLDVLEYTEDGAGFTDFFPALESLQISYMKELKDWFRVDNGHENKYFPRLSRLVIKACPKLLSMPRAPRLEALEVDEINGKLLKFLLNSHNLRDAEPSVVYDSVSCLTALESLKIHNLENLTALPEQIGNLSELRVLTIKKCPKLVSFPQSFQSLTSLQQLWIEECPDLEQRYQQPDGEDWPVIQHIPGLYFV, from the coding sequence ATGTTGATTGCGTCTGATTCGGTAATGGGTTGTGTTTCTGTTATTGCAATTGTAGGGTTTGGGGGTATTGGGAAAACTACTCTTGCTCAATTGATTTTTAATGATGATAAGATTAAGGAACATTTTGATCTTACTAAATGGGCTTGTGTGCCTGAGTTTAATAACCATAAAGAAATTGTTGGaaagattttcaattcatttACCGGTAAGGGTTATCATAAATTGCCTTTGCAAAAGTTAAAATCGGGAATTGTGGAGTCGATTGAAAAGAAGAGATATTTGCTTGTTTTGGATGATGTATGGGATGAAAGTCGCGATCATTGGCTTTGTTTGATGAGTTTGCTACAATGCGGTGCAAGCGGAAGCAAGATTCTTTTGACAACGCGCTCTGATGTGGTAGCTGAAGTCGTTGGTGACAATTCGAAAGCGTATAGATTAGGACTTTTGGAAGACGAGGAGGCTTGGATGCTTTTCAAAAGTTTAGCGTGTAGACCAGGGCAAGAAGAGAGTGATCCTCGTTTGAGTAGTATCGGGAGAGATATTGTGAAAAAATGTGGAAATGTTCCTCTTGCTATTCGGGTTTGTGGAACCACCCTTTACTCTAAGAAGAGTGAAAAGGAGTGGCAACTTTTTCGAGATGCTCAAATTTCTAAGGCGAATTCGGCACATAGCAATAGCATCATGCCGGAGTTGAAGTTAAGCTATGATTACTTACCCCCCGCTCTAAAGCAATGTTTTGcttattgttccttgttcccGGAAGATTACAAGTTTAGCAAGGATGAATTAGTTCATTTATGGATGGCTCAAGGTTATCTTGATCAAATTCCGCTGAATGAATCTTGTATTCATGAGGAAGTTGGGCATCAGTATTTTCTCGAGTTATTAAGGAAGAACCTTTTTCAGGATGCCGAGGAGGATGACTCACTGAATGACAACATCTACTGCAAAATGCACGATTTAGTGCATCAATTGGCTCAACATGTATCCAATGACGAGAGCATTTTAATTGATCGGACTGAACTTCAGTTTACGGATGAGATTATGCATGCATCAATTAGCTCGACCAGTGAAGAGTCATGGAAAGAACTTCAGAAAGTCTTTCCATCTTTGCTTGCTGCGAGCAAATTGCGATCACTGCTATTTACAGTGCAAGATGTAGGAGTACATCATTTTGACTGGAAAAACTTGGGATTTTATAGCTTACGTTCCTTGGACTTGAAAAATATGGAGATACACTGCGTCCCTGATTTTATCGAGGAATTAAAACACCTAAGATACCTTAATCTTGCAGGAAACCGCTTCAAATCCCTTCCGGACGCCTTAACAAGGTTAGTGAATCTCCAAACACTAAACCTTGATGAATGCGGAAGTCTTCAAGAGTTACCAAGAGGTTTTACTACATTGGAAAAACTCAGACACTTGAGGATGAAGGAATGTCCGATTGAGGATATGCCTCTAGGCTTCGAGTTAATGAAGTCTCTTTGCGAGTTGAATTTGTTCGTGGTGGGTAACACTACTGGAATAGCTCATCTGCCCGGCTTGCATCTTAGAGGAGAATTGGCCATTCGATTCTTGAGATGGCATAGTGATGCAACGTCCGCAACAAGGAAGGTGTCGTTAAAGGATAATAAGCAATTGACTCGTCTTtcattacattttaattttcgaGATGAAGTTTTTCCTGCTGATTTTGACGATTTGTTGGGTGCCTTACATTTACCTCAAAACCTTAGATATTTAGCTGTTTCAGATTTTTCAGGAGAGAAATTTCCACTATGGACGGTAATTGAAATGAATAAACTTGTTCAGGTTAACATTCAAGATTGTGGCAATTGTCGAGTTCTCCCATTCTTCAGTCGGCTACCTCATCTTAAGTATCTCGATCTTCAATTTTTGGATGTTCTGGAGTACACAGAAGACGGTGCAGGTTTTACTGATTTTTTCCCGGCTTTGGAGTCCTTGCAAATAAGCTATATGAAAGAACTCAAGGATTGGTTTAGAGTGGATAATGGGCATGAGAACAAATATTTCCCTCGTCTTTCTCGCTTAGTTATAAAGGCATGTCCGAAATTGCTGTCCATGCCTCGAGCCCCAAGACTGGAGGCGTTGGAGGTTGATGAAATCAACGGGAAGCTGCTGAAATTCCTTCTGAATTCACATAATCTTCGTGATGCAGAACCTTCAGTTGTATACGACAGTGTTTCTTGCCTAACCGCACTTGAGAGCCTTAAGATCCACAACCTTGAGAATTTGACAGCATTGCCAGAGCAGATTGGAAATCTTTCCGAACTTCGCGTTCttacaattaaaaaatgtcCAAAGTTGGTATCATTTCCTCAATCATTCCAAAGCCTTACTTCCTTGCAACAACTATGGATTGAAGAATGTCCGGATTTAGAGCAAAGATATCAGCAACCAGATGGTGAAGATTGGCCCGTTATTCAACACATCCCCGGTTTGTATTTCGTTTAA